Proteins encoded by one window of Desulfovibrio ferrophilus:
- a CDS encoding ExeA family protein — MYLDYYGLRERPFSLSPNPKFFYPSSAHSAALDHLEYGLTQNLGFILLSGEIGSGKTTLLRRVHSHLGPETEIAIVFNTNLSPSELLKLVLQEFELDSSGDKADLLDRLNDYLISRFAAGKNTVLVIDEAQNLSIPALEEVRMLSNLQTETTPLLQIVLAGQPELAERMRSPELLQLAQRITVHYHLTPLSREETGQYVNHRLLSAGRTGNGLFDSTALDLIHAESGGIPRIINNLCDAALVAGFADGLETLSGDVVREVVEERRKSGCPISVLLADGRKDVALGHVDDSRSPVLNHEELTPGAAPSGLGSESPVSAVVEPPLAPQDESWTANDTQPSARFWARLRRRVIRKRS, encoded by the coding sequence ATGTACCTTGACTATTATGGACTGAGAGAGCGCCCCTTCAGCCTCAGCCCGAATCCCAAGTTCTTCTATCCCAGCTCGGCCCACAGTGCGGCGCTGGATCATCTGGAGTATGGGCTGACGCAGAATCTTGGGTTCATTCTTCTGTCCGGAGAGATCGGTTCCGGCAAGACCACCTTGCTCAGGCGTGTGCATTCCCATCTGGGACCGGAAACCGAGATTGCCATTGTCTTCAACACCAATCTTTCCCCCAGCGAGTTGCTCAAACTCGTGCTTCAGGAATTCGAGCTGGATTCTTCCGGCGACAAGGCCGATCTGCTGGATCGTCTCAACGACTATCTGATCTCCCGTTTTGCGGCGGGCAAGAACACGGTCCTGGTCATCGATGAGGCTCAGAATCTTTCCATCCCTGCGCTGGAGGAGGTTCGCATGTTGTCCAATCTGCAGACCGAGACCACACCGCTGTTGCAGATTGTCCTTGCAGGGCAGCCCGAGCTGGCTGAACGCATGCGTTCGCCGGAATTGCTGCAACTCGCACAGCGGATCACCGTGCATTATCATCTGACGCCTCTGTCCCGTGAGGAAACCGGTCAGTATGTGAACCATCGTCTGCTTTCGGCGGGGCGCACCGGTAATGGCCTGTTCGACTCCACGGCTCTGGATCTGATCCATGCCGAATCCGGCGGAATCCCCAGAATCATCAATAATCTCTGCGATGCGGCTCTGGTCGCCGGCTTTGCAGATGGGCTGGAGACACTGAGCGGGGATGTTGTGCGTGAGGTTGTGGAAGAGCGCAGAAAAAGCGGCTGCCCCATCAGTGTGCTGCTGGCCGACGGGCGCAAAGACGTTGCCCTCGGACATGTCGATGATTCCCGGAGTCCTGTCCTGAATCACGAGGAGCTGACCCCGGGCGCGGCGCCTTCCGGCCTCGGCTCCGAGTCGCCAGTCAGTGCCGTGGTGGAACCTCCATTGGCTCCACAGGATGAATCGTGGACCGCCAACGACACGCAGCCCAGCGCCAGGTTCTGGGCGAGATTGCGCAGGCGTGTCATCCGCAAGCGGAGTTGA
- a CDS encoding AAA family ATPase, with the protein MSKISKALERARQQREQVMESAGAVLSATPPAVQPRAKASSPSSSHRVPYDHEVSTPSREGSGRSCLLAPPFGKIISDGKEAYGFFSPAMAPLLKERQELLKKNRIMTFLDQSYIDHYNYLRTQVLQRTLAENWNTLMVTSVNPGEGKTTTAINLALSMSRDALQTALIVDANLRKPSVAQKLGLAENALGLSDYLFNDLDVQDLIINPRLGNMIRVLLAGKPLVESADILSLPKIRNLIQELKHRYPDRYVIFDCPHLKHMPDSLVFSSYVDGIILVVEAGKTTREDLMETLNHLKHGNIVGLVFNRHAEK; encoded by the coding sequence ATGAGCAAGATCAGCAAAGCGCTGGAACGTGCCAGGCAACAGCGGGAACAGGTGATGGAATCCGCAGGGGCAGTGCTCTCCGCGACCCCGCCAGCGGTGCAGCCACGAGCGAAAGCCAGTTCTCCCTCCTCGTCCCACAGGGTTCCCTACGACCATGAAGTGAGTACCCCCAGCCGTGAAGGCTCGGGCCGTTCCTGTCTTCTGGCACCACCCTTTGGCAAGATCATTTCGGATGGCAAGGAGGCCTATGGTTTCTTTTCGCCAGCCATGGCTCCCCTGTTGAAAGAACGCCAGGAGCTGCTCAAGAAGAATCGCATCATGACCTTTCTCGATCAGTCCTACATCGATCATTACAATTACCTGCGAACGCAGGTGCTGCAGCGAACCCTTGCCGAGAACTGGAACACCCTCATGGTGACCAGCGTCAATCCGGGCGAGGGGAAGACCACGACGGCGATCAATCTGGCCCTTTCCATGTCCCGGGACGCGTTGCAGACGGCGTTGATCGTTGATGCCAATCTGCGCAAACCCTCCGTGGCGCAGAAACTCGGGCTGGCTGAAAACGCTCTGGGGCTATCGGATTATCTGTTCAATGACCTTGATGTGCAGGACCTGATCATCAACCCCAGATTGGGAAACATGATTCGGGTGCTGCTGGCGGGTAAGCCACTGGTTGAGTCCGCCGATATTCTGAGCCTGCCCAAGATCAGAAATCTCATTCAGGAACTCAAGCATCGCTATCCGGATCGGTATGTGATTTTTGACTGCCCTCATCTGAAGCACATGCCGGATTCGCTGGTCTTTTCCTCCTATGTGGACGGCATCATCCTGGTGGTTGAAGCGGGGAAGACGACCAGAGAGGATTTGATGGAAACGTTGAATCATTTGAAACACGGCAACATCGTGGGACTTGTGTTCAATCGGCATGCAGAAAAGTAA
- a CDS encoding GumC family protein produces MQILTFICRRRMYIAIPLCVCAFLTIGVTVSLDSLYQSSATILIERQGTTKEMAASAAGGFLEERFRSIAAIVQARKPLEAIIEEQDVYPELKEKMTVQALVSKMREDIVLEQVKDDDGSLSMGRQPHNTLTFVLRFQHTNPETAARVVTAMTKLFFEKDESSRESKGISKLAFLSEQVEQNQHEIDRAERNLTTFKNENLLSLPQLMDVNMKAMDDLQREIKIKEIQLVSARDRLIYLEGQLAVIPPTQKPYMSENGRILSMEDQLEALRSQYLNLKATHSDQHPDVVRLRSQIDALGNASSLSGQLQQLHQRLEEKETSRSLLLERVSPEHPDIKAVERDIETVRGKIEALVRDRSEFGDQDSVEPDNPVYISMLTKLESAKLEVGSLERIVSDLTGKLDEYQARIEQMPRVEQAFLTLQRQYNYLLDQHQENYRRYQTARETFDLEFRNISETYTLIEPPIVAEKPIKPNRPLLFVLGMMFSMGVAGAVSITAEYLDHSIHTPTDLAEITGVRVLGSVPVISMKKKRNMKCFFLRGDRES; encoded by the coding sequence ATGCAAATACTGACCTTCATCTGCAGAAGACGCATGTACATCGCCATTCCTTTGTGTGTGTGCGCGTTCCTGACCATCGGGGTCACTGTATCCCTGGACTCCTTGTATCAATCCTCGGCAACCATCCTCATTGAGCGCCAGGGGACAACCAAGGAAATGGCGGCTTCGGCAGCGGGGGGATTTCTTGAGGAACGCTTCCGCTCCATCGCTGCAATTGTTCAGGCCCGCAAGCCCCTGGAGGCCATTATTGAAGAGCAGGACGTCTATCCCGAGCTCAAGGAGAAGATGACTGTTCAGGCACTGGTGAGCAAGATGCGCGAGGATATCGTCCTGGAGCAGGTCAAGGACGACGATGGATCGTTGTCCATGGGGCGGCAGCCACACAATACTCTGACCTTTGTTCTTCGCTTTCAGCACACCAACCCCGAGACCGCTGCCCGGGTCGTGACTGCCATGACCAAGCTGTTTTTCGAGAAGGATGAATCCTCCCGCGAGAGCAAGGGGATTTCGAAGCTGGCCTTTTTGTCAGAGCAGGTGGAGCAGAATCAGCACGAGATCGACAGAGCCGAACGTAATCTGACCACGTTCAAGAACGAGAACCTGCTTTCACTGCCCCAGTTGATGGACGTCAACATGAAGGCCATGGACGATCTCCAGCGTGAGATCAAGATCAAGGAAATTCAGCTCGTGTCCGCACGGGACCGGTTGATTTATCTGGAGGGCCAGTTGGCGGTCATCCCGCCTACCCAGAAGCCCTATATGAGCGAGAATGGCAGGATTCTGTCCATGGAAGATCAGCTGGAGGCCCTGCGCAGCCAGTACTTGAATCTCAAGGCAACCCATTCGGATCAGCATCCGGACGTGGTACGACTTCGCTCCCAGATCGATGCCCTGGGTAATGCCTCCAGCCTTTCCGGGCAGCTGCAACAGCTCCACCAGCGGCTGGAGGAAAAAGAGACCAGTCGTAGCCTTCTGCTGGAGCGGGTTTCTCCCGAGCACCCGGACATCAAGGCCGTGGAGCGGGACATCGAGACCGTGCGTGGGAAGATTGAAGCTCTGGTGCGGGATCGCAGCGAGTTCGGCGATCAAGACTCGGTGGAGCCCGATAACCCGGTCTACATCAGCATGCTCACCAAGTTGGAATCCGCCAAGCTAGAGGTGGGTAGCCTGGAACGAATTGTGAGCGACCTGACTGGCAAGCTCGATGAGTATCAGGCCCGTATTGAGCAGATGCCACGGGTTGAGCAGGCGTTTCTGACCTTGCAGCGGCAGTACAACTATCTGTTGGATCAGCATCAGGAGAATTACCGTCGCTATCAGACGGCGCGCGAAACCTTCGATCTGGAATTTCGCAATATCAGTGAGACCTATACCCTGATCGAACCTCCCATTGTGGCTGAGAAACCCATCAAACCCAACCGACCGCTGCTGTTTGTTCTGGGGATGATGTTTTCCATGGGGGTTGCCGGGGCGGTGAGCATTACTGCCGAATATCTGGATCACAGCATTCATACTCCCACCGATTTGGCGGAAATCACCGGGGTTCGTGTCCTGGGGTCGGTTCCTGTCATCAGCATGAAAAAGAAACGCAACATGAAATGCTTTTTTCTGCGTGGGGATAGAGAGTCATGA
- a CDS encoding polysaccharide biosynthesis/export family protein: protein MLSKNLLVRPDGMISFPLIGDVSVAGKTVPQVRKVLEESISKFVPNSPVTVILVTLGSAKVFVVGKVASPGEYVMNGRTTVIQAIAMAGGLTTFAEREGISVLREAPEGLVAFPFDYAEIEAGRNLRQNMELKPGDTVVVP from the coding sequence GTGCTTTCCAAAAATTTGCTGGTTCGTCCTGATGGGATGATTTCGTTTCCACTTATCGGCGATGTTTCTGTTGCGGGTAAGACAGTTCCTCAAGTTCGCAAGGTTCTTGAGGAAAGCATCTCCAAATTCGTGCCTAATTCCCCCGTTACCGTGATTCTGGTTACCCTTGGCAGCGCCAAGGTCTTTGTGGTGGGCAAGGTCGCCTCGCCGGGCGAATACGTGATGAATGGTCGGACAACGGTCATTCAGGCCATTGCCATGGCCGGGGGGCTGACCACTTTTGCCGAGCGGGAGGGGATCTCCGTGCTTCGGGAAGCGCCTGAAGGGCTGGTGGCCTTCCCCTTTGATTATGCGGAGATCGAGGCCGGCAGAAATTTGCGGCAGAACATGGAACTCAAACCGGGTGATACGGTCGTCGTTCCGTGA
- the map gene encoding type I methionyl aminopeptidase → MMMTKIGRNDPCPCGSGKKYKKCCMGTANAEQLNLSEIFLERYEIRLKTPEQIEGMRRCGQLVMQTFEVVRDLIRPGVQTEEINRAVHEFTIKNGAIPAPLNYQGFPKSVCVSPNEVICHGIPGKYALKDGDIVNVDITSILDGYYADCNQMFFVGEPSPDARKIVDVARECLRLGLEQARPGNIINDISAAIQTYAEGQGCSVVREYMGHGVGLDFHEAPCVPHFRSNLGNVPLAPGMTFTIEPMINLGKKDVRVLDDDWTAVTKDGSLSAQFEQTLVITEDGFESLTPFYL, encoded by the coding sequence ATGATGATGACCAAAATCGGGCGTAACGATCCCTGCCCCTGTGGCAGTGGCAAGAAATACAAGAAGTGCTGCATGGGCACGGCAAATGCGGAGCAGCTGAATTTGTCCGAAATCTTCCTTGAACGATATGAAATCCGCCTGAAGACGCCAGAGCAGATCGAAGGCATGCGCCGCTGTGGCCAACTGGTCATGCAGACCTTCGAGGTCGTCAGGGACCTGATCAGACCCGGGGTGCAGACCGAGGAGATCAACCGGGCGGTGCACGAGTTCACCATCAAGAACGGCGCCATCCCTGCGCCGCTGAACTACCAGGGCTTTCCCAAGAGCGTGTGCGTTTCGCCCAACGAGGTCATCTGTCATGGCATTCCCGGAAAATATGCCCTCAAGGATGGCGATATCGTCAACGTGGACATCACCTCCATTCTGGATGGCTATTATGCCGACTGCAATCAGATGTTCTTTGTGGGAGAGCCTTCCCCGGACGCGCGAAAAATCGTCGATGTGGCTCGCGAGTGCCTACGCCTCGGCCTCGAACAGGCCAGGCCGGGCAACATCATCAATGACATCTCCGCCGCCATCCAGACCTATGCCGAGGGGCAGGGCTGTTCGGTGGTGCGCGAGTATATGGGCCATGGCGTTGGCCTCGATTTTCACGAAGCCCCCTGTGTTCCCCACTTCCGTTCCAACTTGGGCAACGTGCCCCTCGCGCCGGGCATGACCTTTACCATCGAGCCGATGATCAACCTCGGCAAGAAGGATGTGCGCGTGCTCGATGACGACTGGACTGCCGTGACCAAGGATGGCTCCCTGTCCGCCCAGTTCGAACAGACCCTCGTCATCACCGAGGATGGCTTTGAAAGCCTGACGCCGTTCTATCTGTAA
- a CDS encoding tetratricopeptide repeat protein — protein MAQFNLAVMYDDGEGVEQDKAMAVKWYRMAAEQGNAEAQFNLAVMYDYGNGVAQDRTEAVRWYREAAEQGDAEAQINLGISYDLGEGIAQDKAQAAAWYCRAARQGNADGQYYLGLAYALAEGVNPDPVMAYMWIHLASAQGDQRARDTLEKIELFMTPAQIAEAQELASEWEPNQP, from the coding sequence ATGGCCCAGTTTAACCTCGCCGTCATGTACGACGATGGCGAAGGCGTGGAGCAGGATAAAGCCATGGCGGTGAAGTGGTATCGCATGGCCGCAGAGCAAGGAAACGCCGAGGCCCAATTCAACCTTGCCGTCATGTACGACTACGGAAACGGTGTTGCGCAGGACAGGACAGAGGCCGTGCGGTGGTATCGCGAGGCCGCGGAGCAAGGCGATGCCGAAGCCCAAATCAACCTTGGGATTTCCTACGATTTGGGTGAAGGGATTGCGCAGGACAAAGCGCAGGCTGCGGCATGGTATTGCAGAGCTGCCAGGCAGGGCAACGCTGACGGACAGTACTACCTGGGGTTGGCCTACGCATTAGCAGAAGGAGTCAACCCCGACCCGGTCATGGCCTACATGTGGATACACTTGGCCAGCGCTCAGGGAGATCAAAGGGCCAGAGACACCCTGGAGAAAATTGAGTTATTCATGACCCCTGCCCAAATTGCCGAGGCCCAAGAGCTCGCCAGCGAGTGGGAACCGAACCAGCCATAG
- a CDS encoding arylamine N-acetyltransferase family protein, whose translation METFAFDTTAYLKRLHLSENISPTTKGLHTLQRAHFQHIPFENFDIQLGRGVNLEPAHLYDKLVRRPRGGYCFEVNGLFLMALHAFGFEARPLLARVHLSGEPSGRGHQLALVDVDGRRWLADVGFGKNNPRGPFLLERDTVQEIGGKSIRLIDGGKFGTMLQAPVNGQWQNLYSFDMEYVCQADINYGNHYTSTHPSTFFTSARVAMKPFDGGMALLFNNRLTLDRDGQEEQIELPEGQGYLDALETYFGIELDAPYEALKPVGEGRQEG comes from the coding sequence ATGGAAACCTTCGCATTCGATACAACCGCCTACCTCAAACGATTGCATCTCTCCGAAAACATCTCGCCGACAACGAAAGGACTGCACACTCTTCAGCGGGCACATTTCCAGCATATTCCCTTCGAGAATTTTGACATCCAATTAGGCCGGGGCGTCAACCTTGAGCCGGCACACCTCTATGATAAACTCGTACGCCGCCCCCGAGGCGGTTACTGCTTTGAGGTCAACGGCTTGTTCCTCATGGCTCTGCATGCCTTCGGATTCGAAGCCCGTCCGCTTCTGGCGCGAGTTCACTTGTCAGGAGAACCCTCCGGGCGTGGTCATCAACTCGCCCTTGTCGATGTGGACGGTCGCAGGTGGCTGGCTGATGTGGGGTTTGGCAAGAACAACCCGCGCGGACCATTTCTGCTGGAACGAGATACGGTTCAGGAGATCGGAGGGAAATCAATCCGCCTGATCGACGGGGGCAAATTCGGGACCATGCTCCAGGCACCCGTCAATGGTCAGTGGCAAAATCTGTACAGCTTTGACATGGAGTATGTCTGCCAGGCCGACATCAACTATGGAAATCACTACACATCGACACATCCGAGTACATTCTTCACCTCCGCCCGTGTTGCCATGAAACCCTTCGATGGCGGTATGGCCCTCTTGTTCAATAACAGGCTCACTTTGGATCGAGACGGACAGGAAGAGCAGATCGAGCTTCCCGAAGGCCAGGGCTATCTGGACGCCTTGGAAACCTACTTCGGCATTGAGCTCGACGCGCCCTACGAAGCTCTGAAACCTGTTGGGGAGGGGCGGCAGGAAGGATAA